ACTTGCTTCATAGAGTACATGAATAGTGCAGCTGAACCATACTGCCATTCGCAATACAACAGATCTAAACACTTAATGCAGAGCCTGTACTGGCTTGGAAGGATGAAGTGTATGTTGTGCAGCAGCAACCCCTTCCACAGCAAGTCATGTTGATTGCACTGAGACTCTTATACTTCTTAAGTACAACCAGAGCTTTGAGAGTTCAGTGAGGGAGTGAGAGGAAGGAGTATTTTTTGTACCTTGTATGTGGAGACATCATGCCACCTCCTCCACGGCCATCTCCCATTCTCCTTGTGTCATGATACCCACTTCCTTGAGAACTAGGTCCATGCCACTCTTTTCTTGGTCCAGTTTCACGACTATGGCGTTCAACAACGTGTCTGTCTTCATTATAGtgctagaaagaaagaaagagtcattttcataaagaaaagtgtattttttttaagtcaatgCTGTAGATAAAGTAGGAAGGTTTTCAAGAACGTTAAGTCTGCACTTTCAGGTCTCCAGTAACTATTCAAAGTcaagcattttaacatttcagttcatttgCACCTAATCCACGCTTGcaacaatcttttaaaaatataatcagaTAAAAATGGAGCTAATTTGTAGTAATGACTGTGTGAGTGTAGAAAGGGGTGAAGTTGCAGGAGCTTGTACTTTACTTCCAGTTCTGCCTTGATCTCATATGTTCACAGACAAGCATGTTCTGTGTAACTACAGAAGAGGaaactacttatttttaaacCCAGGAGCTAGTATCACTAAGCATTTAGTCTGCAGGCTTTAAAGATGAGCAATACAGAAGATTCTTTCTCACCATATCGCACCTTATAGGTTACAGTGAAAAACTGTACTAGAAGTACCAGGTTAGTTTAGGCTACCTAGTACCATGATAAGGTTACAACCCTGAAAACATTGAAAACATAGGAGGGTGGGTGACAAATAATTAAAAGCCTAATTAAAAACTCATTCAGATAGCCATTGCTCTGATCCACCTGAAATATGCTAAAGAGAGTTCTGTgtattttgagttttgtttgtttgttttaaagatgttttaaaacaaagaactgaCTTAACAGCATACAACAAACTAAGCACTACATAAATCATTAGCAAGTATTCTGGCTATATGCCCAACTCATTTTGCagcacgcgcacacacacacagatgacTCACTTGTCCTCCACCACCTCTTTCTCCCATGACGCCTCGTTCTCCTTCCCTGCTTCCATACCCAGAAGCGCTGCTACGGCTACCAGGAGGTGCACCTCTCACGTGTCCAGACACTTCTCTTCCTGATCGTTCTGGCCTCTCACCTctgtaaaaattactttatcaaaatttttgtttcagtataACAGAACTGGTACCAAACCACAGCACATGCAGATTCCAAAATTcgcttttctgtgtttttcagatTCATAGCAATTTGCAGTttgcttcttaaaaagaaatcatttaaaaacttAAGGGGCTCTCTAAAACTTTAAATTGGCATGTATTTGTTTACATCTGTGTTCTCACATAAAAGCCTCCTTATTACATGTTATTTTGCATGATCATAAATAGACTGCTGGGAGTCAGCATTAGGTTTACAGATAAGGTTTAGTGTATACGACAACCtaagttttctttaatgctttttggaaaacaatCTTGTCATTCTTCAGGAGAGGCTTTGTTCTCTATTTATACAGCAATTCTTGAGGAATTACTAGTATGAGTAGTTTCTGCAAGAATCAGTACCTTTATTAATTTGCTGAGTGTCCAGCAAACCTACCTGCCATCCCGTTTGTCTGTGCTTATGCTTCCTTCACTTTTCCAATTTGTTTGCCTAGGTGGATTTGAACCAGTCTCTCTTGGATGCCGACCATGTGGTATTTCAGGTCTGTCATGAATTATCACTGTTCTTCTTTCATCTCTGTCTCCTCGTACTTCCCGTCTGTCTGTATCTCGGAGTTCGCTTCTTGGCTGTGGTGGTTCATTTCTTCTGGACTCACTGAAGTTCTTAGGATATCTCTCAAACCCTGGCTCTTCTCTTCGTGCTGTTGGGCGAGTCTTTTTTGCTTCACCTTGATTTACAAAACGCTCTCGCCTGAGTAATTCGAAGTAGAAAAAAGCTATTTGCTTAGTCTGTATTTTACTCTGATTTTAGCACATATGCATAAACGTGggtaaaaagacaaaaatactaTTCGTCCTTACATTACATGTTTACTACCGTGTATGTAGTATGCATCTCAAGGATCCCTACCACATCAAAATATATTGATTTCTACCATTGTCATTTTGAGCTCAACTCAAGTTTTTACCCAAGTTAACACTTTTAATGGATCTATCTCTTCATATTTTGCAAGTATAATATTTAAGCAATTGCATGaccttcccccccccagcatAAAGCATACAATATGCCAGATTTCAAATCAGCTTGAAACTAATTCTACTTCATTGCAGCCTAAAAACAGAAGATCAGAACCTACAACTCTGTGGTATAAATTTCATAACTGATTATGGAAAATGTTTCATGGAAATATGTGACATTGGTTCTGGACCCAGTATCTACTGCACAGTTACACAGTCTACAACCAATGTGACTCCTGCCACTTACATtctttaacacattttttaccTTAGCTTCCTAAGGAAAAGTTACAAGTAGGACAGGCCTAAACCATTGGAACCTTTTTATGAATAAATGTGAAACAgtaataaatctgaaaaaaatcttttaaaatgtcataaaaaaTAACACCAGGCAGCTAACTtaatgtctccagagaagggcGCAAATGGACAGTCCTGAGGAAAATCACAGCTGCATTAAGACCCTCAGAACTTAAGGTGAATAGTTAGAGTGAAATCCATAGAGATGATGGCAGGCAAGTACCTACCCTGTTATTTAAACTTACCTGTCAAAAGAGGATGATGGAACAGAAGAACCCTCTGGATAGCGTCCCCTTTCTCTGTGATCAAAATCATTAAACCTATTCTGCTGGCGACTGTAATCTGAACCATGACTAAAACGTGCATCTGTATCCAGAGCCATCTTCTTATTCTCATTCCAGTATGGATCATCTCTCCTTTaagcaaaaacagagagaaCCCTTGTCAGTTATAAAGATCCAAATGACGGCCTAATATACAGAAACATAATGTAATATATAACGAACAGTTCATGTTAAAAGACAATTATCTTTTTTCAAGACAGACCTCTAACCTTTGGAAAACAAAGGCATTTGCAAGCATTTACGttttaaataacagcaaaaaaaaaaaaaaaaaaaagtcattaagaaaaaaaaaaactatctgaactgcaaatttaaaagacaaagttATTGTAATAAAGTCTGAACAGAAAGTTTAGTCTGCTGGATAGTTTAAAaattgtgtatgtgtgtacacacacacaggctttcttaggaaaaaacaaTACAATAAACATCACAGCCTTGCTCATGAGGAACATTCTTTACAATATGAATGTGAGATAGCAGATCACATAATTAACAGCCTTAGGAACTGAAGCGGTCTTTACTCCTCCTGGTGAATAAAGATTAGCATTCTGCTACTGCATCTACCATAACTACTCACACTTATATTCCATTGGTACCTATATCAATTTTATAGCTTAGGCCTATTCTTACAGTGATGTAAAGATCAGTGCATCAAAGCCAGTCCAAGTCATGTTGCTCAAACAGCACATGACAGATGTCATCAGCCTCACTAAAAATTAACAGCCATCATACTGACTCTTTTAGCCACCAAATTACCAGAAATGTGAATTCGCAAAGTATAAGCTAAAAATTTCAAACATTAAGTCAAAAAGAACAGCTTCTCTCAACAAGTCTACTGAGGCAAAGTATACCCTCTTGGTGCAGCAAGAATTTGTTTCTCTTAATTCAAAGCTGTCTCTGCAAATAAAGGTATGTTTCTTACTTGGCATAGACTAAACGTCAACAGCAAATAAATACCAGAAATTCAGTTCTTCACCAAAGACTGAAAGTTCCAGGTACAAACACTTTTGAGTTTGACACAAGgtagctgtttctttttactaAGGGCTGCAAAACAATAGTTTGAGAATTAAATTACCTGTGATCCACATCACGAGGACGTTTCAAAgaattcctcttttcctgttcaTAACGAAGTTGCTGCTGTTGTCGACGAAGTTCCTCCCTTTCACGAGCAATACGCTCTGCTTCTTTTCGACGTTCCTACCATAAAAAAGAGAAGGGTGAATTAACATAGCAAACCCAAGGTCTCTTTATTAGCAGTATCTATAAAACAATTATCAAGTATACAAAACTAATTCACGGTAGTATTCTGCTAAAGGCTATCTGATATAATCTATCCATGGATAGCATGCAAGATTGAAGAGCACGAGAAGTACTTCTCTAAAGACCAGACATAACCAAGAAGCTACTGGTTATCAGCTAGAACTACCTCCAAGTAACTTCTTGTACTGCCACTATGTTCATTGCCCTGAAATGCCTCATTAGGTTTTCAGTGACACTGTTCTATAAGTAATATCTGGCAGTTAGGTTAGACTTATGGGCAATATGACCCACTGAGCTTCAGCGTGAATATTCATGATGGACATGTACAGCTAGTGCATAACCACAGAAAGAGCTTGCTATCAAATTACTTAAAAgtcaaaaaacaaattaaggaCTATTATTGTTGTACATTGTGAACTATGTATTGTTCAGTTGGTTCATTTGAGGCCTAGGTCAGCGGGTGAAGAGAAAAATTCACAGCAAGTACTCAACGGTTATAATCCAAAATGACGTCGCACTACATTTCAAAACATGCATACCTGTTCGATACGAACACGCTCTCTTTCCAAACGTTCTCGTTCCATTCTTTCCCTCTctaatttttgtctttcaatTTCTAATCgttctctttccctctgcaagCATTCTTCTCGTTCATGCATTATTCGTATGCGTTCTCTCTCACGACGCTCTCTTTCAGCGATTTCTCTTcgcctgaaaaaaaaagaggggcaGTACTGTGATTTACAGCAGACCCTTAACTAAAAAATTCCTTCTCATCCAAAACTAATACTACTCcaggaagagaaattatttcagaagaggCTACTGGCAGCAGCCATTATATCAAAATTCTACTGCTTTTAGCCCCAAATAGCCAAAATGTCCTTAGCATGTTCCACACAACCACTTAGCCAGACAAGAGATactagaaaaaaagcatatcattgttttaaatatattttatgttggATCCATATTGGTGTGTTGTGATGCAGATAATGACAACTATAGCCAGCCTAGCAAAAAAACCATGACTTCGATCTTAAACATACTTGCTATTTCAGCTCATCTTCTTCAAGCTAACAAAGGCACATTTACTGCTTTCTTATTCTTGCACAGAAAGCAACAAGACAAGTCTGATTTACACAGGTTAAGTATACTTGTAGACagttaattttgctttttccattcctcttcccaccACATATATTAAGGCATACAAGAGGCAGAAAAGGTGCTTTCTCTATGCCTGCTGGGAATTCCTTTACTTATGGAAATCCAGCTAATGACACAAGGTATTAAGATATCCTTTGAAAACATTCAGTCATGTAAGAAGAGTAGAATAGAACAGAGTATCCTTCCATTAAAActgctttaaagagaaaatattgtaCTATGTTTGATTTGCCATTTAGACATACAGTAGTTCTTTGTAAAGATCacaaactttgtattttttaactaCCCGTCAACttctaattttcttcaaaacaaaagctagCATACAAAATAGTTATGAGGTACACTCCCCTCTTACAAAGACTAAGccatgtgtatacacatatgtCTATTAAAAGgttaaacaaaaattttgcaGTCAGTTATTTGAAGATACCATTAGGTAAACATCCAAGTAAGGCTTGACAGAATGCATTCTAATTAAATTTCTAAATACAGTATCTGATCagttaatgtttaaaatagCCTTTAACAAAAAGTTGAATTACTACCTTCGGAGTTCAACAGCTCGTCGTATTCTTTCCAATCGAACCATGTGTTCTCGCAGTCTCTGCTCCTTCATCTTTTCAAAAGGCAAGATATCTTTTCTACCCCTGTATTCCCTGAATTTCACTTTATCTTGAATAATACGCTCTTTGTTCCTCAATATCTGTGGCTATAGATAGAGATTACAATGGTTATTTCAGAAGCCTCATTCATTTAGGGAGATTTCTGGATGCTATGTTCATGTATCATTAACTACTTAGCTATCCCAAAGCATACAAAGCTTCAGATCTATCTAAGCTTAACAATTTGCAATAATTTATTGACTTTTCACTGCAGGTATCAACTCTAAGGTAGCATGAAATCAGATAAGGATTGTATCAAATCTATAGATACTTACTTTATCAAACCTTCCCCTTCTAACCGTCCTAGTGTGGCCTTGGTCTCCTTTTGTTTGGTCGAGAACTACAACCTGACCTGGGCTTTTACCACCtagtggggagggggggaaaaagagagagggtttaaaaaaaacacaagtccCCAGTTGCCTATTACAGATTTTCCTTGATGAAATTCctgaatttttaaactgaagtgtTACTCGTAGGAGAAGCATGTTAGCACATGTCTGTGTAGTTAAgtaataatacaaaatacagaagcttTTACAACAGTTTTAAAGTAAAGTAATAACAtagctggaattaaaaaaagtgttttagtTATCTTATTTGCTGCAAGAGCAAAAACATGCCTCAAAACCAAGCCAGACACACAGATTCAACAGGAGGAAACACTGCTATATTGCAtacttattcttttcttttcttcagtttttttagTGGATTCTTGATTAGGGCCACTTGATCCATTATCACTCTTCTCATCTTTACCTTCTGTTTTCTTGgcttctttactttcttttttttcagatttctcagatttcttttcttcttttttggttGATGGAGTTCTTGTTAAGAGAGAAATACACAAATACAGTGAGGAAGATTCAACCTAAATAATTTTCCAACTTTAGTAGATACACAAAAGTTCTTACTTGCTGGTTTTATCACTTGATGCAGTCTTCTTATCTCCCATGTTTCTACTCGAACTAGATTTCTCATCACTTTCTTTCTTCAACTCCTTTTTGGAGGGATCACCTTTCACCTGTATTTTTCCCAAAAGCAAATTAGCTTAATATATATTCTTGCAGAAGGTGGCTTATTTTGTGACAAATTTTCACTTTATTAAACTTACTTTCTCAACAGAAATCTGCTGTCCATGCAGCTCTGTTCGGTGAAGATGTGCTATACATCTAGCCACTTCTGTACTAGAAGACATTGTTACTATGCCGTAACACTTTGCCCCTGGGCTTCGTGCATTTGTGACCACCTTTGCACCAAGTACCTATATAAAGAGGTTAAATTTAAGCTCTTAGAGAGACATTTCTGGTAAGGAAGAAATGATATTCCAATGTTTTTATCCTAGTATCAAACgaacaaaaaaccccaagacGACAAGGAAAAGTGATACTCtaagttttcaaaagcatataGCTGTACAGGAGGTTgcagctttttgaaaattttatccCAGCTACCATACCACAGAAGATTaatgtttctttcctgttttcaccAGTCACAATCTAATGCACATTACTTAAAATGCTTCTTTCATACTTATCACAAGAATTCATTTACAGAAATACCAGTGACATAGAATTTGATGGATGGACACCCCATCACCTCTACTCAAAATTAAAAGAGTCAGCAGCTGCCAATTAGTGACAGGAAGAAGGTATAAGCAGTATTATGCAGTAATTCATTAAGGAGGTCAATTCTTCAAAGACCAACAGCAAACGTGTGTCAATTAAGTAACATCAGCAAACAGCTCTTTGACACTTGTTTCTCAGGAAAACATTAAGCATGTGTCCCTGCTGCTTGTTAGAACTTCATAACTACCAGAGCAAAGTTTCTTGATTTAATTGTGCTCCAATGCAACAATTCCATCTCTTTAATAGTATGCAATGATACATTcatttattaattatatatttcctgaatttatttaaaaaatcaaagtaaatatGTGTACCAagcatttttacagtaaaaacagCCAAAGAACTGAAAGTGCTAGCAAATATACTCTCAGGTTTCAACCCCTGTGAAGtcagtaaataaaattatcttcTAAATTCATTGGACTAATCATATATCCAACAATCAGTAGAGATGGTTAATATTCACAGTCCTAAGGTTCTAATCGGTTTTTAAGATGTAAAAAAGTCATAAGAGCACAAGTTTAAACAACACTATGAATTCACAGTTATCAATAACTTGTTTGACAAAACGAGGActaaaaacttttcaaaataatgcttAGCTTCTATGAACTCTGCAATGTTCTACGGAATGCAGATgttaaatcaaatgaaaatcCAGGAAAACCACTTAATTAGCCTGTAACAAAATTCATTaagtcagaaaggaaaaaaaagtctctaaaaGAACAGGCATTAACAGTCAcatttttgcctatttttccCATTCAGAAATTCTCCAAACACATTTTGCAAAATCTCCCAATGCAGCAAGTGCTGAAAAGACTGTTTATACCACTGTTGGCACAGTATCTTAAACTCATGGTTCAACGCAGCTGCCATATAAGTACATAACCAttgttatttaatttaaatatatatataatttttaaacttaaatcCAGTTCTGAACAATCACAATACTGACATTACTTTTAAGTCTGTCTTACCTCAAGAAACTCTActtctgttaagaaaaaaatgtttatggtTCTTTCTGTAAGCATACACTCTTATGTGCTGAAAATATTGGATTTTCACATTATATTGGTTAGACATTTCATTCACAGACTTGTATTTAAATGAAGCATTACTCAGTTTCCGTATTTGAATAGAGAAGGGGCAGAAAAATACACAACATGTAGATGGTATCACACCACATAAAATACCTTGCCATATTTGCCAAAGAGATTTTTCAAGTCGGCAGCTTTTGTGTTGGAAGAGAGTCCGCTAACCCACAGGTTTCTAGTTGAACTTCCACTGCTACCACTAACACTGCTTGCACTTCCTGAAACAAGTTTTACAAAACagccaaaaattaaaaagatagcACTACAGTGAATGCACAACTGAACTTTTGCTGAAGAGTAGCTTAACCTGTTCCCTTGGGGTAACCGTTTATCCCATTACCTTTCAGTAACTGTTTATCCCACTACCTTTCTTGATAagacttgtgtgtgtgtgtgtgtgtgtgtgtgtatactttgtgtgtgtatatatgtatgtatatagtgtgtatgtgtgtgtatagatgTATAtagtgtgcatatgtgtgtgtgtatatatatatacatatatatgtatatatatatacacacacatacatatgcacactatatacatacatacatatatatatatatatacacacacaaagtaTATACATGCCATAAGCTTTCATTCATTTACCCATGTATTGAAACCAACAGCTTGGCTAACtcataaccaaaaaaaaacagcgAGAAAATCCTAGATCCTCTATTAAAAGCATGCTTTTCCCCTCATTTGTGTATTTACATTTAGCTTCACCTTCTGGTTCTTATCAAGAATTCCATCCAAAGAAGTCTTTCTAGTACCCAACATTTGTCTTTATACTATTCACATTACTAAAGAGATAACTGAAAGGTAAATAGAAGAGATTTAATTAATTCTCagtacaatttatttttcctacccTCCAGAATGTGTCTGATTTCTGCAGCTCCTTGAAGTGTATGCCCTCC
The sequence above is a segment of the Rhea pennata isolate bPtePen1 chromosome 10, bPtePen1.pri, whole genome shotgun sequence genome. Coding sequences within it:
- the SLTM gene encoding SAFB-like transcription modulator isoform X3 — encoded protein: MAAAASSPVAAGAPAVPAAPAAVAAPPTESKKITDLRVIDLKSELKRRNLDITGVKTVLISRLKQAIEEEGGDPDNIEITVSADTPTKKPTKGKGKKQEADELTGDASVEEDSFVKESELETQDASDQDGNDELKDFEESVEDENLNSKELPSAEKKRYDLEPAETTEDAEKDSESQENEGQDIEDYAFATVHDGEDEENEKDKAGSGDGTQEVSKPLPSEESLAEADHTAHEEMEANTSVKEAEDDNISVTIQAEDAITLDFDGDDLLETGKNVKITDSEASKPKDGQDTISQSLEKESKDYEMTENHKDGKKEDCVKGDPVKKEARESSKKAESGDKEKDTLKKGPSSTGASGQAKSSTKESKESKTTSKDDKGSASSVSGSSGSSTRNLWVSGLSSNTKAADLKNLFGKYGKVLGAKVVTNARSPGAKCYGIVTMSSSTEVARCIAHLHRTELHGQQISVEKVKGDPSKKELKKESDEKSSSSRNMGDKKTASSDKTSKTPSTKKEEKKSEKSEKKESKEAKKTEGKDEKSDNGSSGPNQESTKKTEEKKRISGKSPGQVVVLDQTKGDQGHTRTVRRGRFDKPQILRNKERIIQDKVKFREYRGRKDILPFEKMKEQRLREHMVRLERIRRAVELRRRREIAERERRERERIRIMHEREECLQRERERLEIERQKLERERMERERLERERVRIEQERRKEAERIAREREELRRQQQQLRYEQEKRNSLKRPRDVDHRRDDPYWNENKKMALDTDARFSHGSDYSRQQNRFNDFDHRERGRYPEGSSVPSSSFDRRERFVNQGEAKKTRPTARREEPGFERYPKNFSESRRNEPPQPRSELRDTDRREVRGDRDERRTVIIHDRPEIPHGRHPRETGSNPPRQTNWKSEGSISTDKRDGRGERPERSGREVSGHVRGAPPGSRSSASGYGSREGERGVMGERGGGGQHYNEDRHVVERHSRETGPRKEWHGPSSQGSGYHDTRRMGDGRGGGGMMSPHTSNSSPINRVVQITGNSMQRGSGSGFKPFKGGPPRRF
- the SLTM gene encoding SAFB-like transcription modulator isoform X2, with the protein product MAAAASSPVAAGAPAVPAAPAAVAAPPTESKKITDLRVIDLKSELKRRNLDITGVKTVLISRLKQAIEEEGGDPDNIEITVSADTPTKKPTKGKGKKQEADELTGDASVEEDSFVKESELETQDASDQDGNDELKDFEESVEDENLNSKELPSAEKKRYDLEPAETTEDAEKDSESQENEGQDIEDYAFATVHDGEDEENEKDKAGSGDGTQEVSKPLPSEESLAEADHTAHEEMEANTSVKEAEDDNISVTIQAEDAITLDFDGDDLLETGKNVKITDSEASKPKDGQDTISQSLEKESKDYEMTENHKDGKKEDCVKGDPVKKEARESSKKAESGDKEKDTLKKGPSSTGASGQAKSSTKESKESKTTSKDDKGSASSVSGSSGSSTRNLWVSGLSSNTKAADLKNLFGKYGKVLGAKVVTNARSPGAKCYGIVTMSSSTEVARCIAHLHRTELHGQQISVEKVKGDPSKKELKKESDEKSSSSRNMGDKKTASSDKTSKTPSTKKEEKKSEKSEKKESKEAKKTEGKDEKSDNGSSGPNQESTKKTEEKKRISGKSPGQVVVLDQTKGDQGHTRTVRRGRFDKPQILRNKERIIQDKVKFREYRGRKDILPFEKMKEQRLREHMVRLERIRRAVELRRRREIAERERRERERIRIMHEREECLQRERERLEIERQKLERERMERERLERERVRIEQERRKEAERIAREREELRRQQQQLRYEQEKRNSLKRPRDVDHRRDDPYWNENKKMALDTDARFSHGSDYSRQQNRFNDFDHRERGRYPEGSSVPSSSFDRRERFVNQGEAKKTRPTARREEPGFERYPKNFSESRRNEPPQPRSELRDTDRREVRGDRDERRTVIIHDRPEIPHGRHPRETGSNPPRQTNWKSEGSISTDKRDGSNFYRGERPERSGREVSGHVRGAPPGSRSSASGYGSREGERGVMGERGGGGQHYNEDRHVVERHSRETGPRKEWHGPSSQGSGYHDTRRMGDGRGGGGMMSPHTRSQAIPCRGEVAQDLSRLKVDLHEDSKIYNCLVSR
- the SLTM gene encoding SAFB-like transcription modulator isoform X5, which translates into the protein MEANTSVKEAEDDNISVTIQAEDAITLDFDGDDLLETGKNVKITDSEASKPKDGQDTISQSLEKESKDYEMTENHKDGKKEDCVKGDPVKKEARESSKKAESGDKEKDTLKKGPSSTGASGQAKSSTKESKESKTTSKDDKGSASSVSGSSGSSTRNLWVSGLSSNTKAADLKNLFGKYGKVLGAKVVTNARSPGAKCYGIVTMSSSTEVARCIAHLHRTELHGQQISVEKVKGDPSKKELKKESDEKSSSSRNMGDKKTASSDKTSKTPSTKKEEKKSEKSEKKESKEAKKTEGKDEKSDNGSSGPNQESTKKTEEKKRISGKSPGQVVVLDQTKGDQGHTRTVRRGRFDKPQILRNKERIIQDKVKFREYRGRKDILPFEKMKEQRLREHMVRLERIRRAVELRRRREIAERERRERERIRIMHEREECLQRERERLEIERQKLERERMERERLERERVRIEQERRKEAERIAREREELRRQQQQLRYEQEKRNSLKRPRDVDHRRDDPYWNENKKMALDTDARFSHGSDYSRQQNRFNDFDHRERGRYPEGSSVPSSSFDRRERFVNQGEAKKTRPTARREEPGFERYPKNFSESRRNEPPQPRSELRDTDRREVRGDRDERRTVIIHDRPEIPHGRHPRETGSNPPRQTNWKSEGSISTDKRDGSNFYRGERPERSGREVSGHVRGAPPGSRSSASGYGSREGERGVMGERGGGGQHYNEDRHVVERHSRETGPRKEWHGPSSQGSGYHDTRRMGDGRGGGGMMSPHTSNSSPINRVVQITGNSMQRGSGSGFKPFKGGPPRRF
- the SLTM gene encoding SAFB-like transcription modulator isoform X1; amino-acid sequence: MAAAASSPVAAGAPAVPAAPAAVAAPPTESKKITDLRVIDLKSELKRRNLDITGVKTVLISRLKQAIEEEGGDPDNIEITVSADTPTKKPTKGKGKKQEADELTGDASVEEDSFVKESELETQDASDQDGNDELKDFEESVEDENLNSKELPSAEKKRYDLEPAETTEDAEKDSESQENEGQDIEDYAFATVHDGEDEENEKDKAGSGDGTQEVSKPLPSEESLAEADHTAHEEMEANTSVKEAEDDNISVTIQAEDAITLDFDGDDLLETGKNVKITDSEASKPKDGQDTISQSLEKESKDYEMTENHKDGKKEDCVKGDPVKKEARESSKKAESGDKEKDTLKKGPSSTGASGQAKSSTKESKESKTTSKDDKGSASSVSGSSGSSTRNLWVSGLSSNTKAADLKNLFGKYGKVLGAKVVTNARSPGAKCYGIVTMSSSTEVARCIAHLHRTELHGQQISVEKVKGDPSKKELKKESDEKSSSSRNMGDKKTASSDKTSKTPSTKKEEKKSEKSEKKESKEAKKTEGKDEKSDNGSSGPNQESTKKTEEKKRISGKSPGQVVVLDQTKGDQGHTRTVRRGRFDKPQILRNKERIIQDKVKFREYRGRKDILPFEKMKEQRLREHMVRLERIRRAVELRRRREIAERERRERERIRIMHEREECLQRERERLEIERQKLERERMERERLERERVRIEQERRKEAERIAREREELRRQQQQLRYEQEKRNSLKRPRDVDHRRDDPYWNENKKMALDTDARFSHGSDYSRQQNRFNDFDHRERGRYPEGSSVPSSSFDRRERFVNQGEAKKTRPTARREEPGFERYPKNFSESRRNEPPQPRSELRDTDRREVRGDRDERRTVIIHDRPEIPHGRHPRETGSNPPRQTNWKSEGSISTDKRDGSNFYRGERPERSGREVSGHVRGAPPGSRSSASGYGSREGERGVMGERGGGGQHYNEDRHVVERHSRETGPRKEWHGPSSQGSGYHDTRRMGDGRGGGGMMSPHTSNSSPINRVVQITGNSMQRGSGSGFKPFKGGPPRRF
- the SLTM gene encoding SAFB-like transcription modulator isoform X4; its protein translation is MAAAASSPVAAGAPAVPAAPAAVAAPPTESKKITDLRVIDLKSELKRRNLDITGVKTVLISRLKQAIEEEGGDPDNIEITVSADTPTKKPTKGKGKKQEADELTGDASVEEDSFVKESELETQDASDQDGNDELKDFEESVEDENLNSKELPSAEKKRYDLEPAETTEDAEKDSESQENEGQDIEDYAFATVHDGEDEENEKDKAGSGDGTQEVSKPLPSEESLAEADHTAHEEMEANTSVKEAEDDNISVTIQAEDAITLDFDGDDLLETGKNVKITDSEASKPKDGQDTISQSLEKESKDYEMTENHKDGKKEDCVKGDPVKKEARESSKKAESGDKEKDTLKKGPSSTGASGQAKSSTKESKESKTTSKDDKGSASSVSGSSGSSTRNLWVSGLSSNTKAADLKNLFGKYGKVLGAKVVTNARSPGAKCYGIVTMSSSTEVARCIAHLHRTELHGQQISVEKVKGDPSKKELKKESDEKSSSSRNMGDKKTASSDKTSKTPSTKKEEKKSEKSEKKESKEAKKTEGGKSPGQVVVLDQTKGDQGHTRTVRRGRFDKPQILRNKERIIQDKVKFREYRGRKDILPFEKMKEQRLREHMVRLERIRRAVELRRRREIAERERRERERIRIMHEREECLQRERERLEIERQKLERERMERERLERERVRIEQERRKEAERIAREREELRRQQQQLRYEQEKRNSLKRPRDVDHRRDDPYWNENKKMALDTDARFSHGSDYSRQQNRFNDFDHRERGRYPEGSSVPSSSFDRRERFVNQGEAKKTRPTARREEPGFERYPKNFSESRRNEPPQPRSELRDTDRREVRGDRDERRTVIIHDRPEIPHGRHPRETGSNPPRQTNWKSEGSISTDKRDGSNFYRGERPERSGREVSGHVRGAPPGSRSSASGYGSREGERGVMGERGGGGQHYNEDRHVVERHSRETGPRKEWHGPSSQGSGYHDTRRMGDGRGGGGMMSPHTSNSSPINRVVQITGNSMQRGSGSGFKPFKGGPPRRF